The Leucobacter viscericola genome includes a window with the following:
- the recA gene encoding recombinase RecA, translating into MAAPKDREKALEAALAQIDKNFGKGAVMRMGSAERAPVEVIPTGSVALDVALGIGGLPRGRVIEIYGPESSGKTTLTLHAIANAQRLGGIAAFIDAEHALDPEYAKKLGVDIDALLVAQPDTGEQALEIADMLIRSGSVDLVVIDSVAALVPKAEIDGEMGDSHVGLQARLMSQALRKITGSLNATNTTCIFINQLREKIGVFFGSPETTSGGKALKFYASVRLDIRRIQTLKDGTDAVGNRTRVKVVKNKMAPPFKQAEFDILYGIGISREGSLIDYGVEQGLVKKSGAWFTYDGDQLGQGMENARRFLIEHPDIATELEEKILTKLGVNGRGADEAAKAEDAAKADPKAATPELGDNRASA; encoded by the coding sequence GCGCATGGGTAGCGCGGAACGTGCTCCGGTCGAGGTGATTCCAACGGGTTCAGTGGCGCTTGACGTTGCGCTCGGCATTGGCGGACTGCCCCGCGGTCGTGTCATCGAGATTTACGGGCCTGAGTCTTCGGGTAAGACCACACTCACGCTTCATGCCATTGCAAACGCGCAGCGCCTCGGCGGCATCGCGGCCTTCATCGATGCTGAGCACGCACTCGACCCCGAGTACGCCAAGAAACTTGGTGTTGACATCGACGCACTGCTGGTGGCTCAGCCCGATACCGGTGAGCAGGCGCTTGAGATCGCGGACATGCTGATTCGTTCCGGCTCGGTTGACCTGGTGGTCATTGACTCGGTTGCGGCGCTCGTGCCCAAGGCCGAGATCGACGGTGAGATGGGCGACAGCCACGTTGGTCTGCAGGCGCGTCTGATGTCGCAGGCTCTGCGTAAGATTACCGGCAGCCTGAACGCTACCAATACCACCTGCATCTTCATTAACCAGCTGCGTGAGAAGATCGGTGTCTTCTTCGGCAGCCCCGAAACGACCTCGGGTGGTAAGGCGCTGAAGTTCTACGCTTCGGTCCGGCTCGACATCCGCCGTATTCAGACGCTGAAGGACGGCACGGATGCGGTTGGTAACCGTACCCGGGTCAAGGTCGTGAAGAACAAGATGGCACCTCCCTTTAAGCAGGCCGAGTTTGACATCCTCTACGGCATTGGCATCTCGCGTGAGGGCTCGCTGATCGACTACGGCGTGGAGCAGGGGCTCGTCAAGAAGAGCGGTGCCTGGTTCACCTACGACGGTGACCAACTGGGGCAGGGCATGGAGAATGCTCGTCGCTTCCTTATTGAGCACCCCGATATTGCGACCGAGCTTGAAGAGAAGATCCTCACCAAGCTTGGTGTGAACGGTCGCGGAGCCGATGAGGCTGCCAAGGCGGAAGACGCGGCAAAGGCTGATCCTAAGGCCGCGACTCCTGAACTCGGCGACAACCGGGCGAGCGCGTAA